A region of Paractinoplanes abujensis DNA encodes the following proteins:
- a CDS encoding dinucleotide-binding protein — protein MHITVIGRGNIGGGLADLWEQAGHKVERLGRSGGDAGGAEAVLVAVPGDAVQPALAAVTGLAGKTVLDATNLYGGVRPPGGFASNAEYIKSVTGGPAAKVFNTNIALLYKRIAQARVRPSNLWSGDEEARGVVEQLSLDAGYEAVRLGDLTMAATQEDLAHSVIAIAQAGLGEFVYRLATPEQL, from the coding sequence ATGCACATCACCGTGATCGGACGGGGCAACATCGGCGGCGGACTGGCCGACCTGTGGGAGCAGGCCGGGCACAAGGTAGAGCGGCTCGGACGTTCCGGTGGCGACGCCGGTGGCGCGGAAGCGGTGCTGGTCGCCGTGCCCGGGGACGCCGTGCAGCCAGCCTTGGCCGCAGTGACGGGACTGGCGGGCAAGACGGTGCTCGACGCCACCAACCTCTACGGCGGCGTGCGGCCACCGGGCGGCTTCGCCTCGAACGCCGAGTACATCAAGTCCGTGACCGGCGGACCGGCCGCGAAGGTTTTCAACACCAACATCGCGCTGCTCTACAAGCGGATCGCCCAGGCCCGCGTCCGACCGAGCAACCTGTGGTCCGGCGACGAGGAGGCCCGGGGTGTCGTGGAGCAGCTCAGCCTCGACGCCGGCTACGAAGCCGTCCGGCTGGGTGATCTGACCATGGCCGCGACCCAGGAGGACCTCGCCCACTCGGTCATCGCGATCGCGCAGGCCGGGCTCGGCGAGTTCGTCTACCGTCTGGCCACACCCGAACAGCTCTGA
- a CDS encoding polysaccharide deacetylase family protein, giving the protein MSPHSPRIPAQGGASASSGRHRRPESLADVSTGGIPRVSVTTLTDSPISQRSRSARHQRPARTGRHAAARVPAQRPPSGRPPVTGSHRAPGTLPIESWLLMGKKRQQAMLASLVAIGIVLLAMPAEQRRGGFEAVNAAAQAVAGVQTEKKPEQEPQAAPEREQQSAPDKQEQDGTPAKPAAPEPVTPTPAPSTPTAEATAAGPKKPSSDLGPGRSLRTTGSKVVALTFDDGPDPVQTPKILELLAEHQVKATFCLVGTQVERHPEIVRQIVADGHTLCNHTWDHSLKIGKDQPAKIKADLDRTNAAILAAVPGAQIPFFRAPGGNFTERLVNVAAIGGMTSLYWEVDPRDWEHPENETEPQHIARMVRDIQKQVRPGAIVLSHDFNQPATIKAYEKLLPWLTDNFTLGIPGEKAEPETPPAPQPSVTPPADS; this is encoded by the coding sequence ATGTCGCCGCACTCTCCTCGCATCCCGGCCCAGGGTGGCGCGTCCGCGTCCTCCGGCCGGCATCGGCGACCCGAGTCCCTGGCCGACGTCTCGACCGGCGGCATCCCGCGCGTGTCGGTGACCACCCTGACCGACTCGCCGATCTCGCAGCGCAGCCGGTCGGCCCGGCATCAGCGCCCGGCCCGCACCGGCCGGCACGCCGCCGCCCGCGTCCCGGCCCAGCGCCCGCCGTCCGGGCGCCCGCCGGTCACCGGCTCGCACCGCGCCCCCGGCACCCTGCCGATCGAGTCCTGGCTGCTGATGGGCAAGAAGCGGCAGCAGGCCATGCTCGCGTCGCTGGTCGCCATCGGCATCGTCCTGCTGGCCATGCCGGCCGAGCAGCGCCGCGGCGGCTTCGAGGCGGTGAACGCGGCCGCCCAGGCGGTGGCCGGCGTGCAGACGGAGAAGAAGCCGGAGCAGGAGCCGCAGGCCGCGCCCGAGCGCGAGCAACAGAGCGCGCCCGACAAGCAGGAACAGGACGGCACGCCCGCCAAGCCCGCGGCCCCCGAGCCGGTCACGCCCACCCCCGCGCCGAGCACCCCCACGGCGGAAGCCACCGCAGCCGGCCCCAAGAAGCCCAGCTCCGACCTCGGCCCCGGCCGCTCGCTGCGCACCACCGGCAGCAAGGTCGTCGCCCTCACCTTCGACGACGGCCCCGACCCGGTGCAGACGCCGAAGATCCTCGAACTGCTGGCCGAGCATCAGGTCAAGGCCACGTTCTGCCTGGTCGGCACGCAGGTCGAGCGGCACCCCGAGATCGTCCGGCAGATCGTGGCCGACGGGCACACGCTCTGCAACCACACGTGGGACCACAGCCTCAAGATCGGCAAGGATCAGCCCGCGAAGATCAAGGCCGATCTGGACCGCACCAACGCCGCGATCCTGGCCGCCGTGCCGGGCGCACAGATCCCGTTCTTCCGGGCCCCCGGCGGCAACTTCACCGAACGGCTGGTCAACGTGGCCGCGATCGGCGGGATGACCTCGCTCTACTGGGAAGTCGACCCGCGTGACTGGGAGCACCCCGAGAACGAGACCGAGCCGCAGCACATCGCCCGGATGGTCCGCGACATCCAGAAGCAGGTCCGGCCGGGCGCGATCGTGCTCTCCCACGACTTCAACCAGCCGGCCACCATCAAGGCGTACGAGAAACTGCTGCCCTGGCTGACCGACAACTTCACCCTCGGCATCCCCGGCGAGAAGGCCGAACCGGAAACGCCTCCGGCACCTCAGCCCAGCGTCACGCCGCCCGCTGACAGCTAG
- a CDS encoding FAD-dependent oxidoreductase, which translates to MRLVVIGGDAAGMSAASQARKRLGQDDLAITVFERGHFTSYSACGIPYWIGGAVTDRDKLVARTPEQHRQAGVDVRLRHEVVGIDLDRREVVAHDLAGGGETREPFDHLVYATGASPFAPEWARVRDAGVFGVQTLDDGQAIHDWLDREPAPRRAVVIGGGYIGVEMAEAMVLRGLEVTLLEKSPQPMAKTVDPEMGALVQKSMRGLGIEVVTGAHVEGLETAGGRVRAVVTPDGTLPADIVVLGLGVRPNVALAADAGLPVGPAGGVRTDLRMRVEGAEGVWAAGDCVETRHLLTGRPVHVPLGTHANKQGRVAGINIGGGYATFPGVIGTAVTKVCDLEVARTGLTSKEAHAAGFSFVTATVDSTSRAGYYPGAETMTIKLIAERRTGVLLGAQIVGRAEAAKRIDALAVAIWNKMTVEEMTSLDLSYAPPFAPVWDPVLIAARKATEAVHASL; encoded by the coding sequence ATGAGACTCGTGGTCATCGGCGGGGACGCCGCCGGAATGTCGGCGGCGTCGCAGGCACGCAAGCGGCTCGGCCAGGACGACCTGGCCATCACCGTCTTCGAGCGGGGACATTTCACCTCGTACTCGGCGTGCGGCATCCCGTACTGGATCGGCGGCGCCGTGACCGACCGCGACAAACTGGTCGCCCGCACCCCCGAGCAGCATCGCCAGGCCGGAGTCGACGTGCGGCTGCGGCACGAGGTGGTCGGCATCGACCTCGACCGGCGCGAGGTGGTCGCGCACGACCTGGCGGGCGGCGGCGAGACCCGTGAGCCCTTCGACCACCTGGTCTACGCGACCGGCGCCAGCCCGTTCGCGCCGGAGTGGGCTCGGGTGCGCGACGCCGGCGTCTTCGGCGTGCAGACCCTCGACGACGGCCAGGCCATCCACGACTGGCTCGACCGCGAGCCCGCCCCGCGCCGGGCCGTGGTGATCGGCGGCGGCTACATCGGCGTCGAGATGGCCGAGGCCATGGTCCTGCGCGGCCTCGAGGTCACCTTGCTCGAGAAGTCGCCGCAGCCGATGGCCAAGACCGTCGACCCCGAAATGGGCGCGCTGGTGCAGAAGTCGATGCGCGGCCTGGGCATCGAGGTGGTGACCGGCGCGCACGTGGAGGGCCTCGAGACCGCGGGCGGGCGGGTGCGGGCGGTGGTCACCCCGGACGGCACGCTGCCGGCCGACATCGTGGTGCTCGGCCTGGGCGTACGGCCGAACGTCGCGCTGGCCGCGGACGCCGGATTGCCGGTGGGCCCGGCCGGGGGCGTACGGACTGACCTGCGCATGCGTGTCGAGGGCGCCGAAGGGGTGTGGGCCGCCGGCGACTGCGTCGAGACCAGGCATCTGCTCACCGGGCGGCCGGTGCACGTGCCGCTCGGCACCCACGCCAACAAGCAGGGCCGGGTGGCCGGCATCAACATCGGCGGCGGCTACGCCACGTTCCCCGGCGTGATCGGCACCGCGGTCACCAAGGTGTGCGACCTCGAGGTGGCGCGCACCGGGCTCACGTCGAAGGAGGCGCACGCGGCCGGCTTCTCCTTCGTGACCGCGACCGTCGACTCCACCAGCCGGGCCGGTTACTACCCGGGCGCCGAGACGATGACCATCAAACTGATCGCCGAACGGCGTACGGGAGTCTTGCTCGGGGCCCAGATCGTCGGCCGGGCCGAGGCCGCCAAGCGGATCGACGCGCTCGCCGTGGCCATCTGGAACAAGATGACCGTGGAGGAGATGACGTCGCTCGACCTGAGCTACGCGCCGCCGTTCGCCCCCGTGTGGGATCCGGTGCTGATCGCTGCCCGAAAGGCCACCGAGGCGGTACACGCCAGCCTTTGA
- a CDS encoding Fpg/Nei family DNA glycosylase: protein MPEGHTIHRLAVRHRELFAGQVVRVGSPQGRFAAGAERVDARRLVDTEAYGKHLFHHYEGDLSVHVHLGLYGKFADGVLPVPEPVGQVRMRVAGAGHWLDLRGPTACEVFDPAQVQLLRDRLGADPLRDDADPGPASSRARSSTKPIFALLLDQSIVAGCGLIYANEVLFRAGLAPTTPGRLVSTEQWDELWTDLRALMKEGVARGRIDTVHTRHTPEAMQRAPRVDRHGGEVYVYRRPGQPCLVCGTEVARGELAARNLYWCPSCQRAA from the coding sequence GTGCCAGAGGGACACACCATTCATCGGCTCGCGGTGCGGCATCGGGAGCTCTTCGCCGGGCAGGTTGTGCGGGTCGGCAGCCCGCAGGGGCGGTTCGCAGCCGGGGCCGAGCGGGTCGATGCGCGCCGTCTGGTCGACACCGAGGCGTACGGGAAACATCTTTTCCACCACTATGAGGGTGACCTCAGCGTGCATGTGCATCTCGGGCTGTACGGCAAGTTCGCCGACGGCGTGCTGCCCGTGCCCGAGCCGGTGGGCCAGGTGCGGATGCGGGTGGCCGGCGCCGGGCATTGGCTCGATCTGCGCGGGCCGACCGCTTGTGAGGTGTTCGACCCGGCGCAAGTCCAGTTGCTGCGGGACAGGCTGGGGGCCGATCCGCTGCGGGACGACGCCGACCCGGGACCGGCCTCGAGCCGGGCACGGTCGAGCACCAAGCCGATCTTCGCGTTGCTGCTCGACCAATCGATCGTGGCCGGCTGCGGTCTGATCTACGCCAACGAGGTGTTGTTCCGGGCCGGGCTGGCCCCGACCACGCCGGGGCGGTTGGTCAGCACCGAGCAGTGGGACGAGCTGTGGACCGATCTGCGCGCGCTGATGAAGGAGGGCGTGGCCCGCGGCCGCATCGACACCGTGCACACCCGGCACACGCCGGAGGCGATGCAGCGGGCGCCGCGGGTCGACCGGCACGGCGGTGAGGTCTACGTCTATCGCCGTCCGGGGCAGCCGTGCCTGGTCTGCGGCACCGAGGTCGCACGTGGGGAGCTGGCTGCGCGCAACCTCTACTGGTGTCCTAGCTGTCAGCGGGCGGCGTGA
- a CDS encoding chitinase, giving the protein MKRSRSIVLTTVVALVAGGAATYFSSTASAAAACAPAWSASQVYVGGNTASQNGTNYSAKWWTQNESPATHSGQWDVWKNDGACGSGPTTPPTTPPTTPPTTPPTTPPTTPPTTPPTTTPPSNGQLPKHFLTGYWQNFDNGAAPLKLAAVPNNYDLIAVAFADATSTQGAVTFNLDPGLAAAVGGYTDAQFKADIATLHARGKKVVISVGGEKGTVAVNSAAAATAFADSVHRLITTYGFDGVDIDLENGLNPTYMAQALRSLRAKVGANLIITMAPQTIDMQNPQSSYFALALSIKDILTVVFTQFYNSGAMLGCDQMNAYSQGTVNFLTALACIQTQGGLRPDQVALGLPASTRAAGGGYVAPAVVNQALDCLARGTNCGSFKPPATYPGLRGAMTWSINWDVTNGNGFANTVKPHLATLP; this is encoded by the coding sequence ATGAAGCGCTCCAGATCGATAGTCCTGACGACCGTGGTGGCGCTCGTCGCCGGCGGTGCGGCGACCTACTTCTCCAGTACGGCCTCGGCCGCGGCGGCCTGCGCGCCGGCGTGGAGCGCCTCGCAGGTCTACGTGGGCGGCAACACCGCCTCCCAGAACGGCACCAACTACAGCGCCAAATGGTGGACGCAGAACGAGTCGCCGGCCACGCACAGCGGACAGTGGGACGTCTGGAAGAACGACGGGGCCTGCGGCAGCGGTCCCACCACCCCGCCGACGACCCCGCCCACCACGCCGCCCACAACCCCGCCTACAACGCCTCCCACGACCCCGCCGACGACGCCGCCCACCACCACTCCGCCGTCGAACGGGCAGCTGCCCAAGCACTTCCTCACCGGCTACTGGCAGAACTTCGACAACGGCGCCGCCCCGCTCAAGCTGGCCGCCGTCCCCAACAACTACGACCTGATCGCAGTCGCTTTCGCCGACGCCACCAGCACGCAGGGCGCGGTCACCTTCAACCTCGACCCGGGCCTGGCCGCGGCGGTCGGCGGCTACACCGACGCCCAGTTCAAGGCGGACATCGCCACCCTGCACGCGCGGGGCAAGAAGGTCGTCATCTCCGTCGGCGGTGAGAAGGGCACGGTCGCCGTCAACAGCGCCGCCGCCGCCACCGCGTTCGCCGACTCGGTGCACCGCCTGATCACCACGTACGGCTTCGACGGCGTCGACATCGACCTGGAGAACGGGCTCAACCCGACCTACATGGCGCAGGCGCTGCGCAGCCTGCGGGCCAAGGTGGGCGCGAACCTGATCATCACGATGGCCCCGCAGACCATCGACATGCAGAACCCGCAGTCCTCGTACTTCGCGCTCGCGCTGAGCATCAAGGACATCCTCACCGTGGTGTTCACGCAGTTCTACAACTCGGGCGCGATGCTCGGCTGCGACCAGATGAACGCCTACTCGCAGGGCACGGTGAACTTCCTGACCGCGCTGGCCTGCATCCAGACCCAAGGCGGTCTGCGCCCCGACCAGGTCGCGCTGGGCCTGCCGGCCAGCACCCGGGCCGCCGGTGGCGGCTACGTCGCCCCGGCCGTGGTCAACCAGGCGCTCGACTGCCTGGCCCGCGGCACCAACTGCGGTTCCTTCAAGCCGCCGGCCACCTATCCGGGCCTCCGGGGCGCGATGACCTGGTCGATCAACTGGGACGTCACCAACGGCAACGGCTTCGCCAACACCGTCAAGCCCCACCTCGCCACCCTCCCCTGA
- a CDS encoding LysR substrate-binding domain-containing protein, with protein sequence MAVAEELHFGRAAARLYISQPSLSHQIRKLEDSLGTPLFVRSSRRVQLTAAGRALAHEAPAALAALERAVELTRRAGSGNATIIRFGYTPVAGLGTLTTLLQAFGEEHPGVTIDARELFSAEIPERLRAGDVDIGLALAPPVTDGVDGEILRREHVSTLLSVHHRLAATSAIPLTDLRDETLLLFPRRLAPAYYDGIVDACQQAGFTPRIRTFEEPPVSAMLARLSTGREVGLAPASFAELAARAGTPVVHRRIVDPPIMAELSMLWAGTGQSPALADLLATARRCAGRDGWL encoded by the coding sequence ATGGCCGTGGCCGAGGAACTCCACTTCGGCCGGGCGGCCGCGCGCCTGTACATCTCGCAGCCGTCGCTGAGCCATCAGATCCGCAAGCTCGAGGACAGCCTGGGGACCCCGCTCTTCGTCCGGTCCAGCCGCCGGGTGCAGCTCACCGCGGCGGGCCGCGCGCTGGCGCACGAGGCCCCGGCAGCACTGGCCGCGCTGGAACGGGCCGTGGAGCTGACCCGGCGGGCCGGGTCGGGCAACGCCACGATCATCCGGTTCGGCTACACCCCGGTCGCGGGCCTCGGCACGCTCACGACGCTCCTGCAGGCTTTCGGGGAGGAGCATCCCGGCGTCACCATCGACGCTCGCGAGTTGTTCAGCGCGGAGATCCCGGAGCGGCTCCGGGCCGGGGATGTGGACATCGGCCTGGCGCTGGCCCCACCGGTCACCGACGGGGTGGACGGCGAGATCCTCCGGCGGGAGCACGTGTCCACACTTCTGAGCGTTCACCACCGGTTGGCCGCCACGTCGGCGATCCCGTTGACGGACCTTCGCGACGAGACACTGCTGCTCTTTCCCCGGCGCCTCGCCCCGGCGTACTACGACGGCATCGTCGACGCCTGCCAGCAGGCCGGCTTCACACCGCGGATCCGCACGTTCGAGGAACCACCGGTGAGCGCCATGCTGGCGCGTCTCTCCACCGGACGTGAGGTGGGGCTGGCCCCGGCGTCGTTCGCCGAGCTGGCGGCGCGGGCCGGCACCCCCGTCGTGCATCGGCGGATCGTCGACCCGCCGATCATGGCGGAGCTTTCCATGCTGTGGGCCGGGACCGGCCAGTCGCCCGCCCTGGCTGACCTCCTCGCCACGGCGCGCCGGTGCGCCGGACGCGACGGATGGCTCTGA
- a CDS encoding carboxylate-amine ligase: protein MDTGAAGATIIDPELAERAESQDLLTLGVEEEYLLVDAVEPRAVEAVEKVFDFVPPELGEAVQHELTRGQIEVASPPQLDLGVLAEALRNLRSAVAGAAEQAGARLLAMGAGPAAGPNVRIVDKPRYHRMRERFGDLSPGPGLCGTHVHVSVPDDETGVQILNHLRPWLPIFQAATTNSPLFSGRDTGYASWRSLMWERWPTVGPTPYLRSFAEYETLVSDLEASGAMLDEGMLYWYARLSARYPTVEIRMGDVMPTADDAVLLAALARALVATLLNEVREGKPAPDVPHPLLMAAHWRSAHDGLEGLNIDMATREPRPAWKLMRQLFDYVRPELERHGDLETATVLMGRLRSHGTGAARQRAILAQGGSISDVVDRFARLTRGDVAETEPSAGSPE, encoded by the coding sequence ATGGATACGGGTGCCGCGGGCGCGACCATCATCGACCCTGAACTGGCCGAGCGAGCCGAGTCCCAAGACCTGCTGACCCTCGGCGTCGAAGAGGAATATCTGCTGGTGGACGCGGTGGAACCGCGTGCCGTGGAGGCAGTCGAGAAGGTCTTCGACTTCGTGCCGCCCGAGCTCGGCGAGGCCGTGCAGCACGAGTTGACCCGCGGGCAGATCGAGGTGGCCAGCCCGCCCCAACTCGACCTCGGAGTGCTGGCCGAGGCCCTGCGGAACCTGCGTTCGGCGGTGGCCGGCGCGGCCGAGCAGGCCGGGGCGCGCCTGCTGGCCATGGGCGCCGGACCGGCGGCGGGGCCCAACGTCCGCATCGTCGACAAGCCGCGCTACCACCGCATGCGCGAACGCTTCGGCGACCTCTCCCCCGGCCCCGGCCTGTGCGGCACCCACGTGCACGTGAGCGTGCCCGACGACGAGACCGGCGTGCAGATCCTCAACCACCTGCGGCCCTGGCTGCCGATCTTCCAGGCTGCCACCACCAACTCCCCGCTGTTCAGCGGGCGCGACACCGGGTACGCCAGTTGGCGCTCGCTGATGTGGGAGCGGTGGCCCACCGTCGGCCCCACGCCGTACCTGCGCTCGTTCGCCGAGTACGAGACGCTCGTGTCCGACCTCGAAGCGAGTGGCGCGATGCTCGACGAGGGCATGCTCTACTGGTACGCCCGGCTGTCCGCGCGGTACCCCACCGTCGAGATCCGGATGGGCGACGTCATGCCCACCGCCGACGACGCCGTGCTGCTGGCCGCGCTGGCCCGGGCCCTGGTGGCCACGCTGCTCAACGAGGTGCGCGAGGGCAAACCCGCCCCCGACGTGCCGCACCCGCTGCTGATGGCCGCGCACTGGCGCTCCGCGCACGACGGGCTCGAGGGCCTGAACATCGACATGGCGACCCGCGAGCCGCGCCCCGCGTGGAAGCTGATGCGGCAGCTCTTCGATTACGTACGGCCGGAGCTGGAACGGCACGGCGACCTGGAGACGGCCACCGTCCTGATGGGACGTCTGCGCTCGCACGGCACGGGCGCCGCGCGGCAGCGGGCGATCCTGGCCCAGGGTGGCTCGATCAGCGACGTCGTCGACCGGTTCGCCCGGCTGACCCGCGGCGACGTCGCGGAGACGGAGCCGTCGGCCGGTTCGCCCGAGTGA
- a CDS encoding ATP-dependent Clp protease proteolytic subunit, whose translation MSVDELTMRGGGASFDDQVFERLLRERIIFLGSEVNDEVTNRICAQMLLLASADSEKDIALYINSPGGSISAGMAVYDTMQYIKNDVATIAMGMAASMGQFLLCAGTPGKRYALPHARIMMHQLSGGIGGTAADIAIQAESMLHIKNVMNERIAFHSGHTPEEIERDSDRDRWFTAEQAKDYGLVDHVISKAAQVGNNSALV comes from the coding sequence ATGAGTGTTGACGAGTTGACGATGCGGGGCGGCGGCGCATCCTTCGATGACCAGGTGTTCGAGCGGCTCCTGCGGGAGCGGATCATTTTTCTCGGCAGCGAGGTCAACGACGAGGTGACCAACCGCATCTGTGCCCAGATGCTGCTGCTGGCCTCGGCCGACAGCGAGAAGGACATCGCGCTCTACATCAACTCGCCCGGCGGCTCCATCAGCGCCGGCATGGCGGTGTACGACACGATGCAGTACATCAAGAACGACGTGGCCACGATCGCGATGGGCATGGCGGCCTCGATGGGCCAGTTCCTGCTCTGCGCCGGCACCCCCGGCAAGCGGTACGCGCTGCCGCACGCGCGGATCATGATGCACCAGCTCTCCGGCGGCATCGGCGGCACCGCGGCCGACATCGCCATCCAGGCCGAGAGCATGCTGCACATCAAGAACGTGATGAACGAGCGGATCGCCTTCCACAGCGGTCACACCCCCGAGGAGATCGAGCGCGACTCCGACCGGGACCGCTGGTTCACCGCCGAGCAGGCGAAGGACTACGGCCTGGTCGACCACGTGATCTCCAAGGCGGCGCAGGTGGGTAACAACTCCGCACTGGTCTGA
- a CDS encoding carbohydrate-binding protein, with the protein MKLSRKLAIVGTVAVAGTAAAVLPMATSSAAAACAPAWSASQVYVGGNTASQNGINYSAKWWTQNESPATHSGQWDVWKNDGACGGTTPPTTPPTTPPTTPPSTGTKMASAPYVYPGWGNPPAPATVAGATGVKAFTIAFVLANNGCNPAWDGESGLTGGVHASYIAQARAAGIDIVPSVGGWSGNKLGPNCSTAEALAGAYQKLIDAFQLKSIDIDIENSDEFENTVVQDRILNALKIVKQKNPSVKTILTFGTSPTGPNYYGTRLVQQAKALNANIDIFTQMPFDFGGGADMYGSTVGATEGLKNLLKTTFGYTDAQAYSHIGISGMNGLSDQQELTSTDTWTRIRDYAKSKGLSRFTFWSVNRDRGCAGGGVVSDCSGIAQADWAFTKISAGF; encoded by the coding sequence GTGAAACTGAGCAGGAAGCTGGCCATCGTCGGCACCGTGGCAGTGGCCGGCACGGCCGCCGCGGTGCTGCCGATGGCGACCTCGAGCGCCGCGGCCGCGTGTGCCCCCGCATGGAGCGCCTCGCAGGTCTACGTGGGCGGCAACACCGCCTCGCAGAACGGCATCAACTACAGCGCCAAGTGGTGGACGCAGAACGAGTCGCCGGCCACGCACAGCGGTCAGTGGGACGTCTGGAAGAACGACGGCGCCTGCGGCGGCACCACACCCCCGACGACGCCGCCCACCACGCCGCCCACGACACCGCCGAGCACCGGCACCAAGATGGCTTCGGCCCCGTACGTCTACCCGGGCTGGGGTAACCCGCCGGCGCCCGCGACGGTTGCCGGCGCGACCGGCGTCAAGGCCTTCACCATCGCGTTCGTGCTGGCCAACAACGGCTGCAACCCGGCCTGGGACGGCGAGAGCGGCCTGACCGGTGGCGTGCACGCCAGCTACATCGCCCAGGCCCGGGCGGCCGGCATCGACATCGTCCCGTCCGTGGGCGGCTGGAGCGGCAACAAGCTCGGCCCGAACTGCTCCACGGCGGAGGCGCTGGCCGGGGCGTACCAGAAGCTCATCGACGCCTTCCAGCTCAAGTCGATCGACATCGACATCGAGAACTCCGACGAGTTCGAGAACACCGTCGTCCAGGACCGCATCCTGAACGCGCTGAAGATCGTCAAGCAGAAGAACCCGTCGGTGAAGACGATCCTGACCTTCGGCACCTCGCCGACCGGCCCCAACTACTACGGCACCCGGCTCGTGCAGCAGGCCAAGGCGCTCAACGCCAACATCGACATCTTCACCCAGATGCCGTTCGACTTCGGCGGCGGCGCCGACATGTACGGCTCGACCGTGGGCGCCACCGAGGGCCTGAAGAACCTGCTCAAGACGACCTTCGGCTACACCGACGCGCAGGCGTACTCGCACATCGGCATCTCCGGCATGAACGGTCTCTCCGACCAGCAGGAGCTCACCAGCACCGACACGTGGACGCGGATCCGCGACTACGCGAAGAGCAAGGGTCTCTCCCGCTTCACCTTCTGGTCGGTCAACCGGGACCGCGGCTGCGCCGGTGGCGGCGTGGTCTCCGACTGCTCCGGCATCGCGCAGGCCGACTGGGCCTTCACGAAGATCAGCGCCGGGTTCTGA
- a CDS encoding PadR family transcriptional regulator, giving the protein MNEPTFLILTALAGEPMHGYAVTEDVEHMTGGRVRLRAGTLYAALDRLRGEGLIEVDREEVVQSRLRRYYRLTGAGERSLEAETARLRAQATLAEGRLRARRTDFGGATA; this is encoded by the coding sequence GTGAACGAGCCGACCTTTCTCATCCTCACGGCGCTGGCCGGTGAGCCGATGCACGGTTACGCGGTCACCGAAGACGTGGAGCACATGACCGGCGGCCGCGTGCGGCTGCGCGCGGGCACGCTCTACGCCGCCCTCGACCGCCTGCGCGGCGAAGGGCTGATCGAGGTCGACCGGGAAGAGGTCGTGCAGTCCCGCCTCCGGCGCTACTACCGGCTCACGGGGGCCGGCGAGCGGAGCCTCGAGGCCGAGACCGCCCGCCTGCGCGCCCAGGCCACACTCGCGGAGGGCCGGCTGCGGGCCCGTCGCACCGACTTCGGGGGAGCCACCGCATGA
- a CDS encoding DedA family protein, which translates to MASVIESWGEVGVGLLVALENLIPPIPSEIVLSLGGYLASEGRVNLILVFVAATLGSVGGALLLYWLGYGLGEERLRRWLDRIPLVDADDLDKADRWFEKHDRMAVLFGRCAPVVRSLVSIPAGANHMPLAQFTIFTAIGSGVWNAIFVGGGYLLGSRYSDLEKYSQYFDYAIWAFFIVTIASWVTKKVRKRRRAAAGQSGRASGDG; encoded by the coding sequence GTGGCGTCCGTCATCGAGTCGTGGGGCGAGGTGGGCGTCGGGCTGCTGGTCGCCCTGGAAAACCTCATCCCGCCGATCCCCAGCGAGATCGTGCTCTCGCTCGGCGGCTATCTGGCCAGCGAGGGCCGGGTCAATCTGATCCTGGTCTTCGTCGCGGCCACGCTGGGCTCGGTCGGGGGCGCGCTGCTGCTCTACTGGCTCGGCTACGGCCTGGGCGAGGAGAGGCTGCGCCGCTGGCTCGACCGCATCCCGCTGGTCGACGCCGACGACCTGGACAAGGCCGATCGCTGGTTCGAGAAGCACGACCGGATGGCCGTCCTGTTCGGACGGTGCGCGCCGGTCGTCCGCAGCCTGGTGTCGATCCCGGCCGGCGCCAACCACATGCCGCTCGCCCAGTTCACGATCTTCACCGCGATCGGCAGCGGCGTCTGGAACGCCATTTTTGTCGGCGGCGGCTATCTGCTCGGCTCGCGCTATTCCGATCTCGAGAAGTACAGCCAGTATTTCGACTACGCGATCTGGGCGTTCTTCATCGTCACCATCGCGAGCTGGGTCACCAAGAAGGTGCGCAAACGGCGACGCGCGGCCGCTGGACAGAGCGGCCGCGCGTCTGGGGACGGGTAA